The following are encoded together in the Parabacteroides chongii genome:
- the argC gene encoding N-acetyl-gamma-glutamyl-phosphate reductase, whose protein sequence is MIKIGIIGGAGYTAGELIRLLLNHPDAEITFVNSTSNAGNLITDVHSGLFGETEMRFTDELPLNSIDLLFFCTAHGDTKKFMESHTVPENVKIIDLSMDYRIESDEHDFVYGLPELNRRRICNSRHIANPGCFATCIQLAVLPLAKHLMLNSELHVNAITGSTGAGVKPSSTSHFSWRNDNISIYKPFTHQHLAEIGQSLRQLQNSFESNINFIPVRGNFSRGIFATTYVDCKVGLDEIRRIYEEYYDDHSFTFITDKNPDLKQVVNTNKCLLYLQKYDNKLLIVSMIDNLLKGASGQAVHNMNLLFGLEETVGLHLKPSAF, encoded by the coding sequence ATGATAAAGATCGGAATTATAGGTGGTGCGGGATATACGGCAGGCGAATTGATCCGCCTGCTGCTTAATCACCCGGACGCCGAGATTACATTTGTGAATAGTACCAGTAACGCCGGAAATTTGATCACTGACGTTCATAGCGGCCTGTTCGGCGAAACCGAAATGCGTTTTACCGACGAGTTGCCGTTGAACAGCATTGACCTTCTGTTCTTCTGCACCGCCCACGGCGACACGAAGAAGTTCATGGAAAGCCATACTGTACCCGAGAACGTGAAGATCATCGACCTCAGCATGGATTACCGTATCGAAAGCGACGAGCATGATTTCGTTTACGGTCTGCCGGAATTGAACCGACGACGTATCTGCAATTCCCGACACATTGCGAACCCCGGTTGTTTTGCCACCTGTATCCAGTTAGCCGTTTTGCCACTGGCTAAACACCTGATGTTGAATTCAGAGCTGCATGTGAATGCGATCACCGGATCGACAGGAGCCGGTGTTAAGCCTTCGTCGACTTCTCATTTCAGCTGGCGAAACGATAACATTTCAATTTATAAACCGTTCACACACCAGCACCTGGCTGAGATTGGCCAGAGCCTGCGCCAGTTGCAGAATAGTTTCGAAAGTAATATCAACTTTATTCCGGTACGGGGCAATTTCTCACGCGGTATTTTTGCAACGACTTATGTCGACTGTAAAGTAGGATTGGATGAAATCCGCCGTATTTATGAAGAATACTACGACGATCATTCATTCACTTTCATTACAGATAAAAATCCGGATCTGAAACAGGTAGTCAACACAAACAAATGTCTCCTGTATCTCCAAAAATATGATAACAAATTGCTGATCGTATCTATGATCGACAACTTGTTGAAAGGCGCCAGCGGACAAGCTGTGCATAATATGAATTTGCTGTTCGGTTTGGAAGAGACTGTAGGATTACATTTGAAGCCTTCGGCTTTTTAA
- a CDS encoding DUF6078 family protein has translation MTPESKYESVPYSFAYCLNEQCKHSTKCLRYLVSKQLTPERTVFSIVNPACTTPQADSCPFFKADQKDRYALGITYLLDDLPHNKAVAIKRAMNANFSKGTLYRIQKKERLITPDEQKIIRMIFMRQGIHTDPLFDQYVEQYDW, from the coding sequence ATGACACCTGAATCTAAATACGAATCCGTCCCTTATAGTTTTGCTTACTGCCTGAATGAGCAATGCAAGCACTCTACAAAGTGCCTGCGTTATCTCGTTTCGAAACAACTCACACCGGAACGGACTGTTTTCTCGATCGTAAACCCGGCTTGCACAACGCCACAAGCAGATAGCTGTCCCTTTTTCAAAGCAGATCAAAAGGACAGGTACGCTTTGGGGATTACTTATTTACTGGACGATCTGCCTCATAACAAAGCTGTTGCCATCAAACGGGCAATGAATGCAAATTTTAGTAAAGGAACCCTTTACCGCATCCAGAAGAAAGAACGATTAATTACCCCTGACGAACAAAAGATCATTCGTATGATCTTTATGCGACAAGGTATCCATACCGATCCGCTTTTCGACCAATATGTAGAGCAATACGATTGGTAA
- a CDS encoding DEAD/DEAH box helicase: protein MVELRPYQTNGIRDIFDAWNPLTQNLMNVLFQMPTGTGKTTVFSEIVRRARLKEKKVLIVVHRKELVEQIVERLFCFDVDAGIISGAIPPDATKEVQVATIQSLSKREYPVADIVIIDECHHAKASTYKKLWDIYPKARFLGVTATPIRMSGEGFSDLFDTLINSGQLSYFVEHGYLVKVKHFVGVTPDLSSIKVKMNDYAQDELGELMQDKELMADLVESYHKRADGKKMIVFAVNIEHSQQIVEEYCREGIAAEHIDANTSKKEREQILKRFRKGETLVLSNVDIVSEGFDVPDCEAVQLARPTKSLALYLQQVGRCMRPSPGKEEGLVLDNAGLWLEHGFCQQGRIWTLEGKKKRKRCESLEPVFVAMDQDGIIREAHVPQQVEGMELIELTQETEDLLVFESFLVWALDKGHKPISAYYKFDEYLVNVNRELNLIHLRYIQNRLTKLPDSPKEGMWYHIKKDRGLI, encoded by the coding sequence TTGGTTGAATTACGTCCATATCAAACTAATGGCATACGAGATATATTCGATGCGTGGAATCCTCTTACGCAAAATCTGATGAATGTCTTATTTCAAATGCCAACCGGAACAGGGAAGACTACCGTTTTTTCAGAGATAGTGCGTCGTGCTCGTTTGAAAGAAAAAAAAGTGTTGATAGTCGTTCATCGGAAAGAATTAGTAGAGCAAATAGTTGAACGTCTATTCTGCTTTGATGTAGATGCGGGTATTATATCTGGAGCTATACCACCTGATGCGACAAAAGAAGTACAGGTTGCAACTATTCAGAGTTTGTCAAAAAGAGAATATCCTGTTGCTGACATAGTTATTATAGATGAATGTCATCATGCTAAAGCCAGTACTTATAAAAAGCTGTGGGATATTTATCCGAAAGCTCGTTTTTTAGGTGTAACAGCTACTCCTATCCGAATGAGTGGAGAAGGTTTTTCTGATTTATTTGATACTCTTATTAATAGTGGACAATTGAGTTATTTTGTTGAGCATGGCTATTTGGTAAAGGTAAAACATTTTGTAGGTGTTACTCCTGATTTATCTTCTATAAAAGTGAAGATGAATGATTATGCCCAGGATGAATTAGGAGAATTAATGCAAGATAAAGAATTGATGGCTGATTTGGTTGAGAGCTATCATAAAAGAGCGGATGGTAAAAAGATGATTGTTTTTGCGGTAAACATAGAGCATAGTCAACAAATAGTAGAAGAGTATTGCCGGGAGGGTATCGCCGCAGAACATATTGATGCTAATACGTCCAAAAAGGAACGTGAACAAATACTAAAGCGATTTAGAAAAGGAGAAACATTGGTTTTGAGTAATGTTGATATTGTATCGGAAGGATTTGACGTTCCTGATTGTGAGGCAGTACAGTTAGCCCGTCCTACAAAATCACTGGCATTATATTTACAACAAGTCGGTCGTTGTATGCGTCCGTCTCCAGGAAAAGAGGAAGGTCTTGTTTTAGATAATGCAGGGCTTTGGCTAGAACATGGATTTTGTCAACAAGGCAGAATATGGACACTTGAAGGAAAGAAAAAACGTAAACGTTGTGAATCTCTAGAACCAGTGTTTGTCGCGATGGATCAGGATGGAATAATTCGGGAAGCTCATGTTCCTCAACAGGTTGAAGGAATGGAATTAATAGAACTGACTCAGGAAACTGAAGATTTGTTGGTGTTTGAGTCTTTTCTGGTATGGGCTTTGGATAAAGGGCATAAACCAATATCGGCTTATTATAAATTTGATGAATACTTAGTTAATGTAAATCGGGAGTTAAATTTAATTCATTTGAGATATATTCAAAACCGTTTGACCAAGTTGCCTGATTCTCCAAAAGAGGGAATGTGGTATCATATAAAAAAAGATAGAGGGTTGATTTGA
- the argR gene encoding arginine repressor codes for MSTKKERLDAICRIIQTKAICNQEELLKELEASGFQVTQATLSRDIKQLKVAKVHDANGDYVYCLPDYSALIQPNKVQTQHHPNIEFSGNLAVVKTRPGYAMGIASDIDTHAPHEILGTIAGDDTILIIPREGISRDRIVKALSHFI; via the coding sequence ATGAGTACAAAGAAGGAACGATTGGACGCTATCTGCCGCATCATACAAACGAAGGCGATATGTAACCAGGAAGAGCTGCTGAAAGAATTGGAAGCCAGCGGATTTCAGGTTACACAAGCCACCTTGTCACGCGACATAAAGCAACTGAAAGTAGCCAAAGTACATGATGCGAACGGCGATTATGTATATTGTCTGCCAGATTATTCAGCTTTGATACAGCCGAACAAGGTGCAGACACAACATCATCCGAACATTGAATTTTCCGGAAACCTGGCAGTAGTCAAGACACGTCCGGGATATGCGATGGGGATTGCATCCGATATCGACACCCATGCTCCGCACGAGATACTGGGAACGATTGCCGGAGACGACACGATCCTGATCATTCCCCGCGAAGGGATCAGCAGGGACCGGATAGTAAAAGCATTATCACATTTTATATAA
- a CDS encoding TaqI-like C-terminal specificity domain-containing protein: protein MSVFVQQCGSLCEFSSSDSWVILSPIEQSIKRKIEAVGTPLKDWDIQINYGIKTGFNDAFIINTEKRDEILANCHTDEERSRTAELIRPILRGRDIKRYGYEWAKLWLINTHNGVKGKFERIHIEDFPAVKAHLDQYWDKISKRADKGDTPYNLRNCAYMEDFLQPKIVWGEISDKSKFAFDFLGKYMPEATAFYMRGEYIEFLLTALNSSVAEWLFSKVGTTTGVGTIRWKKYTIEQLIVAKPTIEQLNEHLAVFNKLKNNKITIREFKYYSNNLMYNIYGLNDEEISFIENFQ, encoded by the coding sequence ATGAGCGTTTTTGTTCAGCAATGCGGGTCGTTATGCGAGTTCAGTAGTTCTGATTCGTGGGTTATATTATCGCCAATAGAGCAAAGCATTAAACGAAAAATAGAAGCTGTCGGTACTCCTCTCAAGGATTGGGATATTCAAATAAACTATGGGATTAAGACTGGTTTCAACGATGCGTTTATCATAAACACGGAAAAGCGTGATGAGATATTGGCGAATTGTCATACGGACGAGGAACGTTCCAGAACGGCTGAACTTATACGACCGATTCTTCGAGGCCGGGATATAAAGAGATATGGCTATGAGTGGGCTAAACTATGGTTAATTAACACACACAATGGCGTTAAGGGGAAATTTGAACGGATTCATATTGAAGATTTTCCAGCGGTTAAAGCTCATTTAGACCAATATTGGGATAAAATTTCAAAACGTGCAGACAAAGGAGATACCCCTTATAATTTACGTAACTGCGCTTATATGGAGGATTTTTTGCAGCCAAAAATTGTATGGGGCGAAATTTCTGACAAATCAAAGTTTGCCTTTGATTTTTTGGGGAAATACATGCCAGAGGCAACAGCTTTCTATATGAGAGGAGAATACATAGAGTTCCTTTTGACTGCTTTAAACTCTTCAGTAGCTGAATGGCTATTTTCAAAAGTCGGAACAACAACAGGAGTAGGTACTATAAGATGGAAAAAATATACTATAGAACAACTTATTGTTGCTAAACCAACTATTGAACAGCTAAATGAACATCTTGCAGTTTTCAACAAACTAAAAAACAACAAGATAACTATTCGGGAGTTTAAATATTATAGCAATAATTTAATGTATAATATCTATGGATTAAATGATGAAGAAATTAGTTTTATAGAGAATTTTCAATAA
- a CDS encoding MutS family DNA mismatch repair protein, translated as MEKVYQYYQDTIAAYTRRSDNLRKKIHLIGTIRLLLVAGLLAAIWFLKAENWMMLAGAVVLFLIPFVGLMVYHTFLSSKKSYADVLISLCNNELKGLDYDFSAFDGAPEKSSGEHSFSLDLDLFGNRSIFQSINRTVTSVGKERLADWFINPLTDKEEILKRQEAILELSEMTQLRQHFYVTGMLHPGEKGDIRTLISLTDYQPAFITSLLWKSLMWIIPTLWIVLIVGASVGSIPFAPLGIFFAIAFLISNLRAKQISTLHNSVNKMEKILYTYSSLIKSIEGDIFKSSELATISSRFNGPEGTASRSLKKLSRCIGALDQRISFMGIILNIFILRDTRTAIRLERWIQAHAKDIPLWFDALEKFDAYSSLGGFAFNHPSYIYPEIADTYFKMSGKALGHPLLRREVCVRNDISIEKSPWFLIITGANMAGKSTYLRTIGVNYLLACIGAPVCAEALTVYPAKMVTSLRTSDSLVSNESYFFAELKRLKMIIDRLQQGEQLFIILDEILKGTNSIDKQKGSIALMKQLVSYQACGIIATHDLVLGELEKEFPDQIKNYRFEADIKNEELTFSYQLREGIAQNMNACFLMKKMGITI; from the coding sequence ATGGAAAAAGTATATCAATATTATCAGGATACAATAGCAGCATACACACGCCGCTCGGACAATCTAAGAAAGAAAATACATTTGATAGGAACAATACGCCTGCTGCTCGTAGCCGGACTTCTTGCCGCCATATGGTTTTTAAAAGCTGAAAACTGGATGATGCTTGCAGGAGCTGTGGTCCTGTTCCTTATTCCTTTTGTCGGGCTGATGGTCTATCATACGTTTTTGTCATCGAAAAAATCGTATGCCGATGTTCTTATATCACTCTGCAACAATGAGCTGAAAGGACTGGATTATGACTTCAGCGCTTTCGACGGAGCACCTGAAAAAAGCAGCGGAGAACATTCTTTCAGCCTGGACCTGGACCTTTTCGGAAATCGTTCCATCTTCCAATCGATCAATCGTACGGTCACTTCCGTAGGAAAAGAGAGGCTTGCCGACTGGTTTATCAATCCTCTCACCGATAAAGAGGAAATTCTCAAACGGCAGGAAGCAATCCTCGAACTCAGCGAAATGACGCAGTTGAGACAACATTTCTATGTTACCGGCATGCTGCATCCCGGAGAAAAAGGAGATATCCGCACGCTGATCTCACTGACGGACTATCAGCCGGCGTTTATCACCAGTTTGCTTTGGAAAAGCCTGATGTGGATCATTCCGACACTATGGATTGTTCTGATCGTGGGAGCATCGGTCGGCTCAATCCCTTTTGCTCCGTTAGGCATATTCTTCGCCATTGCATTTCTTATTTCCAACCTGCGGGCAAAACAGATCAGCACACTTCACAATTCAGTGAATAAGATGGAAAAAATACTATACACCTATTCTTCACTGATCAAAAGTATTGAAGGCGATATTTTCAAATCCTCCGAACTGGCAACGATCAGCAGTCGATTCAACGGACCGGAGGGAACAGCTTCCCGTTCATTGAAAAAGTTATCCCGCTGTATCGGAGCCCTCGACCAACGAATCAGCTTTATGGGAATCATCCTGAACATATTCATCCTGCGTGATACCCGGACGGCCATCCGACTGGAACGCTGGATACAGGCACATGCCAAAGATATTCCTTTGTGGTTCGACGCTTTGGAGAAGTTCGATGCGTATAGTTCGCTGGGCGGCTTCGCATTCAATCATCCAAGTTACATTTATCCGGAAATTGCAGACACTTACTTCAAGATGAGCGGCAAGGCTTTGGGACATCCTCTCCTTCGTCGGGAAGTCTGTGTAAGAAACGATATATCCATCGAGAAAAGTCCCTGGTTCCTGATTATTACCGGAGCGAATATGGCAGGAAAAAGTACTTACCTGCGAACTATCGGGGTCAATTATTTGCTGGCTTGTATCGGTGCTCCGGTTTGTGCGGAGGCTTTAACCGTCTATCCGGCAAAGATGGTGACCAGCCTGCGTACTTCCGACTCGCTGGTCAGCAACGAATCTTATTTCTTCGCCGAACTGAAACGGTTGAAGATGATCATCGACCGCCTGCAGCAAGGCGAACAATTATTCATCATCCTGGATGAAATCCTGAAAGGAACCAATTCCATCGACAAGCAGAAAGGTTCGATCGCCCTGATGAAACAGCTTGTTTCTTATCAGGCTTGCGGCATCATCGCCACACACGACCTGGTATTAGGTGAACTGGAAAAGGAATTTCCTGATCAGATTAAAAACTACCGTTTTGAAGCAGATATCAAAAACGAAGAACTAACGTTCTCCTATCAATTAAGGGAAGGCATTGCCCAAAATATGAATGCTTGCTTCCTGATGAAGAAAATGGGAATCACTATTTAA
- a CDS encoding argininosuccinate synthase yields the protein MKKKVVVAFSGGLDTSFTVMYLAKEKGYEVYAACANTGGFSEEQLKQNEENAYKLGATKYVTIDVTKEYYEKSLKYMVFGNVLRNGTYPISVSSERIFQALAIARYANEIGADAIAHGSTGAGNDQIRFDMTFLVLAPNVEIITLTRDMALTRDYEINYLKEHGFVADFTKLKYSYNVGLWGTSICGGEILDSAQGLPESAYLKQVEKTGSEELRIEFKKGEIHAVNGEVFEDKIAAIQKVEEIGAAYGIGRDMHVGDTIIGIKGRVGFEAAAPMLIIGAHRFLEKYTLSKWQQYWKDQVANWYGMFLHESQYLEPVMRDIEAMLQESQRNVNGTAILELRPLSFSTVGVESEDDLVKTKFGEYGEMQKGWTAEDAKGFIKVTSTPLRVYYNNHKDEEI from the coding sequence ATGAAAAAGAAAGTAGTAGTTGCATTCAGCGGAGGTTTGGATACCTCTTTCACAGTGATGTACCTTGCCAAAGAAAAAGGCTACGAAGTATATGCAGCTTGTGCCAACACTGGTGGATTCAGCGAAGAACAGTTGAAGCAGAACGAAGAAAATGCTTATAAACTGGGCGCTACCAAATATGTAACGATCGACGTTACAAAAGAATATTACGAAAAGAGCTTGAAATATATGGTATTCGGCAATGTATTGCGTAACGGTACCTATCCTATCTCCGTTAGCTCCGAACGTATCTTCCAGGCATTGGCTATTGCCCGTTATGCCAACGAGATCGGTGCCGACGCGATCGCCCACGGCTCAACCGGTGCAGGTAACGACCAGATTCGTTTCGACATGACTTTCCTGGTACTGGCCCCGAACGTGGAGATCATCACACTGACCCGCGACATGGCGCTGACCCGCGATTATGAAATCAACTACCTGAAAGAACACGGCTTCGTTGCCGATTTCACAAAACTGAAATATTCTTACAACGTCGGCCTGTGGGGAACTTCCATCTGTGGAGGCGAAATTCTGGATTCAGCTCAGGGATTACCGGAAAGTGCTTATCTGAAACAGGTGGAAAAGACCGGCAGTGAAGAATTACGCATCGAGTTCAAAAAGGGTGAAATTCATGCTGTGAACGGCGAAGTATTCGAAGATAAGATTGCCGCCATCCAAAAAGTTGAAGAGATCGGTGCTGCTTACGGTATCGGCCGCGATATGCACGTTGGTGATACAATTATCGGTATCAAGGGACGTGTCGGTTTTGAAGCTGCTGCTCCTATGCTGATCATCGGTGCACACCGCTTCCTTGAAAAATATACATTGAGCAAATGGCAGCAGTACTGGAAAGACCAGGTTGCGAACTGGTACGGCATGTTCCTGCACGAAAGCCAGTATCTGGAACCGGTTATGCGTGACATCGAAGCCATGTTGCAAGAATCACAGCGTAACGTAAACGGAACGGCTATCCTCGAACTCCGCCCGCTTTCTTTCTCAACCGTCGGTGTTGAATCGGAAGACGACCTGGTGAAAACTAAATTCGGTGAATACGGTGAAATGCAAAAAGGCTGGACGGCAGAAGATGCCAAAGGCTTTATCAAAGTAACTTCTACACCGTTACGTGTTTATTATAACAACCATAAGGACGAAGAAATATGA
- a CDS encoding GNAT family N-acetyltransferase, giving the protein MKQETEIDVMIADASHEIYVDKILTTIEEAAKVRGTGIAKRTHEYVAQKMKEGKAVIALAGDQFAGFSYIESWGNKQYVTTSGLIVHPDFRGLGIAKRIKDMTFQLARMRWPKAKVFSLTSGAAVMKMNTELGYVPVTFSDLTDDESFWRGCIGCVNHDILERTNRKYCICTAMLFDPADPHRAKREADEREKNNNK; this is encoded by the coding sequence ATGAAACAAGAAACAGAAATCGATGTAATGATTGCTGACGCCTCTCACGAGATATACGTAGACAAGATATTGACTACCATTGAAGAGGCTGCCAAAGTACGCGGAACAGGTATCGCTAAGCGTACGCATGAATATGTAGCCCAGAAAATGAAAGAGGGGAAAGCAGTCATCGCACTGGCCGGAGATCAGTTTGCCGGTTTCAGCTATATCGAATCGTGGGGGAACAAACAGTATGTAACGACCTCCGGGTTAATTGTTCACCCGGATTTCCGAGGTTTGGGTATTGCCAAACGGATCAAGGATATGACGTTTCAACTGGCTCGCATGCGTTGGCCGAAAGCGAAGGTATTCAGTCTTACTTCGGGTGCAGCGGTGATGAAGATGAACACCGAACTAGGTTATGTACCTGTAACCTTTTCCGATCTGACCGACGACGAATCGTTCTGGCGCGGTTGCATCGGTTGCGTAAACCATGATATTCTGGAACGTACGAACCGGAAATATTGTATCTGTACAGCGATGTTGTTCGACCCGGCCGATCCGCACCGTGCCAAACGGGAAGCAGACGAAAGAGAAAAAAATAATAATAAATAA
- a CDS encoding M48 family metallopeptidase: MKKITGLLMVMLLMLSACGSVPLTGRKQVLLVSDQEVLTSSLTQYSDYMKSATKSTDKNESAMVTRVGKKIAAATEAYLKANGMESEIKNFQWEFNLVKDNQINAFCMPGGKIVVYEGLMSLVSSDDELAVVVGHEVAHAVAKHSNERMSQQLMAQYGAAILGQAVSNKSAAVQNLANTVYGVGAQYGVMLPFSRKHESEADYMGLVFMTMAGYNPDVAVNFWQKMSAGKSGATPEFMSTHPSDATRISEIQRALPEIKAKYKTK; this comes from the coding sequence ATGAAAAAGATTACAGGTTTATTAATGGTTATGCTTCTGATGCTGAGTGCTTGCGGAAGCGTTCCTTTGACAGGAAGAAAACAGGTGTTGTTGGTTTCCGACCAGGAGGTGCTGACTTCCAGTTTAACGCAATATAGCGATTATATGAAATCAGCCACAAAATCGACAGACAAGAACGAGAGTGCAATGGTGACCCGTGTCGGTAAAAAGATTGCTGCGGCTACGGAGGCTTATCTGAAAGCCAACGGGATGGAGAGCGAAATCAAGAATTTCCAATGGGAGTTCAATCTGGTAAAAGACAACCAGATCAATGCTTTTTGTATGCCGGGTGGAAAGATCGTCGTGTATGAAGGTCTGATGTCTTTGGTTTCGTCGGACGATGAACTGGCAGTTGTAGTGGGGCATGAGGTGGCTCACGCTGTCGCAAAACATAGTAACGAACGAATGAGCCAGCAACTGATGGCACAGTATGGCGCAGCTATCCTGGGACAGGCGGTAAGCAATAAAAGTGCGGCGGTTCAGAATCTGGCAAATACGGTGTATGGAGTGGGAGCACAATATGGTGTTATGTTGCCTTTCTCCCGCAAACATGAATCGGAAGCGGATTATATGGGACTGGTATTTATGACAATGGCAGGATATAATCCGGATGTTGCAGTAAACTTCTGGCAGAAAATGTCTGCCGGAAAGAGTGGGGCGACTCCGGAATTTATGAGTACTCACCCGAGCGATGCGACCCGTATCTCCGAGATACAGCGGGCGCTGCCGGAGATTAAGGCAAAATATAAAACTAAATAA
- a CDS encoding phospholipase A, which translates to MKRITIFLFVLFLSGFVSVFSQVLVQDPKLEYNADSVRAVLDKAPYFTLFKDNYFIGGTTIGHKPTAANSDVKFQLSIAQRLTKSKLPFDTYLFIQYTQKAFWNVFQESLPMRDLNFNPGIGLGHLIIHHNKYIGKGYLMLEHESNGKDSMASRSWNKVTFAAAVVLNKNWEAQFKTWIPIVDGKYNKDLLKYNGIFQVATNFRTDNKRFNCGVILTKRKTWFSFNTQVELSYKFNNNENQYFFLQYYNGYGENLLEYNHFKSMLRLGFVIKPQDFSIY; encoded by the coding sequence ATGAAAAGGATAACTATATTTCTGTTTGTCTTGTTTCTGTCCGGCTTTGTCTCCGTTTTCTCCCAGGTATTGGTTCAGGATCCCAAGCTGGAATATAATGCAGACAGTGTACGTGCGGTATTGGATAAAGCTCCTTATTTTACTTTGTTTAAAGATAATTATTTCATTGGAGGAACGACGATCGGGCATAAACCGACTGCTGCCAATTCGGATGTCAAATTTCAGTTAAGTATTGCGCAACGTCTGACCAAGAGTAAGTTACCCTTCGATACGTATCTTTTCATCCAGTATACTCAGAAAGCTTTCTGGAATGTTTTTCAGGAATCTCTTCCTATGCGCGACCTGAACTTCAATCCGGGAATAGGGCTCGGGCACCTGATTATCCATCACAACAAATATATCGGTAAAGGATATCTGATGCTTGAACATGAGTCGAACGGGAAAGATAGTATGGCTTCCCGTAGCTGGAATAAGGTCACATTTGCAGCGGCCGTTGTCCTTAACAAGAACTGGGAAGCTCAGTTCAAAACATGGATACCGATTGTCGATGGAAAGTATAATAAAGACTTACTGAAATATAACGGTATATTCCAGGTGGCAACGAATTTCCGAACAGATAATAAACGCTTTAACTGCGGAGTGATTCTGACGAAACGTAAAACATGGTTCAGCTTTAATACCCAGGTAGAACTGAGCTATAAATTCAATAATAACGAAAACCAATATTTCTTCCTTCAATATTATAATGGCTACGGAGAAAACCTGTTGGAATATAATCACTTTAAGAGTATGCTACGGCTCGGTTTCGTGATAAAACCGCAGGATTTCAGTATCTATTGA
- a CDS encoding master DNA invertase Mpi family serine-type recombinase, with protein MVYGYIRVSSDKQTVENQRFEINNFCKREQLSVDGWIEETISGTKAYNKRELGDLLKRVQKDDLIICAELSRLGRNLFMIMEILNVCMGKECRVWTIKDNYRLGEDIQSKVLAFAFGLSAEIERNLISQRTKEALARKKSEGLILGRPKGRRSDPDKYKLSEKKILIKELLAVGVSQRKIAKICQVDRNTLARFLKNVLVEYK; from the coding sequence ATGGTATACGGATACATTAGAGTTAGTAGTGACAAACAAACAGTAGAAAATCAGCGATTTGAAATTAATAATTTCTGTAAGCGTGAGCAATTAAGTGTCGATGGCTGGATAGAAGAAACAATAAGTGGAACAAAAGCTTATAATAAACGAGAGCTTGGAGATTTGTTGAAACGTGTTCAAAAGGATGACTTGATTATATGTGCGGAATTATCTCGTTTGGGACGTAATTTGTTTATGATCATGGAAATATTAAATGTTTGTATGGGGAAAGAATGTCGAGTGTGGACTATTAAAGATAATTATCGATTGGGAGAGGATATTCAAAGTAAGGTTTTAGCATTTGCTTTTGGATTATCGGCAGAAATAGAACGCAATCTTATTAGTCAGAGGACAAAAGAAGCTTTGGCTCGAAAAAAATCGGAAGGTCTAATCTTAGGTCGACCTAAGGGACGACGAAGTGATCCTGATAAATATAAATTATCAGAAAAGAAAATATTAATAAAAGAATTACTAGCAGTAGGAGTTTCTCAACGAAAAATAGCGAAAATATGTCAGGTAGATAGAAATACTCTTGCTCGATTTTTGAAGAATGTTTTGGTTGAATATAAATGA